In Humulus lupulus chromosome 7, drHumLupu1.1, whole genome shotgun sequence, the following are encoded in one genomic region:
- the LOC133790638 gene encoding protein PIR isoform X2: MSSVLYTYRSCVKALPQLPDSMKQSQGDLYMETYQVLDLEMSRLREIQQWQASAASKLAADMQRFSRPERRINGPTVTHLWSMLKLLDVLVQLDHLKNAKASIPNDFSWYKRTFTQVSVQWHDTDSMREELDDLQIFLSTRWAILLNLHVEMFRVNNVEDILQVLIVFAVESLELDFALLFPERHILLRVLPVLVVLATSSEKDSESLYKRVKINRLINIFKNDPVIPAFPDLHLSPAAIMKELSMYFQKFSSQTRLLTIPAPHEIPVREVQDYQRHYLIINHIGSIRAEHDDFTIRFASAMNQLLLLKSADSADAEWCKEVKGSIYDMVVEGFQILSRWTARIWEQCAWKFSRPCKDVPLELQEASASFSDYEKVVRYNYSSEERKALVELVSYVKSIGSMMQQCDTLVADALWETIHAEVQDFVQNTLATMLKTTFRKKKDLSRILSDMRTLSADWMANTGKSESEMHSLQHGGEESKGNVFFPRPVAPTASQVHCLQFLIYEVVSGGNLRKPGGLFGNSGSEIPVNDMKQLETFFYKLSFFLHILDYSATVATLTDLGFLWYREFYLESSRVIQFPIECSLPWMLVDYVLESQNASLIESVLMPFDIYNDSAQQALIVLKQRFLYDEIEAEVDHCFDLFVSKLCDTVFTYYKSWAASELLDPSFLFASDNGDKFSIHPMRFTALLKMTRVKLLGRTINLRSLITERMNKVFRENLEFLFDRFESQDLCAIVELEKLVDILKHAHDLLSTDLSIDSFSLMMNEMQENISLVSFSSRLASQIWSEMQNDFLPNFILCNTTQRFIRSSKVPHVPVQKPSVPYAKPNFYCGTQELNLAHQSFARLHSGFFGIPHLFSIVKLLGSRSLPWLIRALLDHISNKLTTLEPMITGLQESLPKSIGLLPFDGGVAGCMRLVKEHLNWGTKSELKSEVLLGIKEIGSVLYWMGLLDIVLREVDTWHFMQTAPWLGLLPSADGQVLHSQDGGDSPIVSLFKSVTAAILSKPGCPNPTSFSTLSKQAEAADLLYKANMNTGSVLEYALAFTSAALDKYCSKWSAIPKTGFVDITTSKDFYRIYSGLQIGYLEESGQVSSNNHELLGDSVAWGGCTMIYLLGQQIHFELFDFSHQVLNVAEVETLSSTQSPRNPHFSQGWESLIESMKKARRLNNHVFSMLKARCPLEDKTACAIKQSGAPLHRIKFENTISAFETLPQKGA; encoded by the exons ATGTCATCAGTTCTTTATACATATCGCAGTTGTGTCAAAGCGCTACCTCAG CTTCCTGATTCTATGAAACAAAGTCAAGGTGACTTGTATATGGAAACGTATCAAGTTCTGGATTTGGAAATGAGTCGTCTGCGTGAAATACAGCAATGGCAAGCATCAGCTGCATCTAAA TTAGCTGCTGACATGCAACGCTTTTCTAGGCCTGAGCGACGTATAAATGGCCCTACAGTAACTCATCTGTG GTCCATGTTGAAGTTACTTGACGTTTTGGTTCAACTTGATCATCTTAAAAATGCTAAAGCAAGTATACCTAACGACTTCTCTTGGTATAAAAG GACATTCACACAAGTCAGTGTTCAGTGGCATGACACTGATTCAATGAGAGAGGAATTAGATGATTTGCAG ATTTTTCTAAGCACACGGTGGGCTATTTTATTAAATTTGCACGTTGAGATGTTCCGGGTGAACAA TGTGGAGGACATTCttcaagttctcatagtctttgCTGTTGAGTCACTTGAGCTGGATTTTGCACTTCTGTTCCCGGAACGACACATTCTACTGCGAGTTTTGCCTGTTCTTGTTGTCTTAGCAACATCATCAGAAAAGGATAGTGAGTCTCTATACAAAAGGGTGAAAATCAACAGACTGATAAACATATTTAAG AATGATCCAGTCATTCCCGCATTTCCAGATCTTCATCTTTCTCCTGCTGCAATTATGAAAGAGTTATCAATGTATTTTCAGAAGTTTTCTTCTCAAACCCGTCTTCTTACTATTCCTGCACCTCACGAGATTCCAGTGCGCGAAGTACAAGA TTATCAGAGACATTATCTGATCATTAATCACATTGGATCTATCCGTGCTGAGCATGATGACTTTACTATTCGTTTTGCTTCCGCCATGAACCAG CTCTTGTTGCTGAAATCAGCGGACAGTGCAGATGCTGAGTGGTGCAAAGAAGTTAAGGGAAGCATATATGATATGGTTGTTGAAGGTTTTCAGATTTTAAGCAGATGGACTGCACGCATCTGGGAACAATGTGCATGGAAGTTTTCTCGGCCCTGCAAAGATGTTCCTCTGGAATTACAGGAGGCATCAGCATCTTTTTCTGACTACGAAAAG GTTGTACGATATAATTACAGTTCAGAGGAAAGGAAAGCCCTGGTTGAACTTGTTAGCTATGTTAAAAGCATTGGATCCATGATGCAGCAATGTGATACATTGGTGGCTGATGCTTTATGGGAAACAATACATGCAGAGGTCCAGGATTTTGTCCAGAATACATTGGCTACTATGTTGAAGACTACCTTTCGGAAGAAGAAGGATCTCTCTAG GATTCTTTCTGATATGCGGACCCTTTCAGCAGATTGGATGGCAAACACAGGCAAGTCTGAATCTGAGATGCATTCTCTGCAGCATGGAGgggaagaaagcaaaggaaatgTATTTTTCCCTAGGCCTGTTGCACCAACTGCTTCTCAG GTCCATTGCTTGCAGTTTTTGATATATGAGGTGGTTTCTGGTGGTAATCTGAGGAAGCCTGGAGGGCTCTTTGGGAATAGTGGGTCTGAGATTCCAGTCAATGATATGAAACAGTTGGAAACCTTCTTTTACAAGCTCAGTTTTTTCTTACATATATTGGATTACTCAG CAACCGTTGCAACTTTGACAGACCTTGGCTTCCTATGGTATAGAGAATTTTATTTGGAATCATCTCGTGTTATTCAG TTTCCTATTGAATGCTCTCTTCCCTGGATGTTGGTGGATTATGTTCTTGAGTCACAGAACGCGAGTCTTATTGAGAGTGTTTTAATGCCATTTGACATCTATAATGATTCAGCCCAGCAAGCATTAATTGTCTTGAAACAACGTTTCCTCTATGATGAAATTGAGGCTGAG gtGGATCACTGCTTTGACTTATTTGTTTCTAAACTGTGCGACACTGTATTTACATATTACAAGAGCTGGGCAGCGAG TGAATTACTTGATCCCTCATTCCTCTTTGCATCAGATAATGGTGATAAATTTTCTATCCATCCTATGAGGTTTACTGCACTCCTAAAGATGACTAGAGTGAag CTACTTGGGAGGACAATTAACTTGAGAAGCTTGATTACTGAGCGGATGAATAAGGTTTTTAGGGAGAATCTTGAATTTCTCTTTGATCGTTTTGAGTCTCAGGACCTTTGTGCTATAGTC GAGTTGGAAAAGTTAGTGGATATTTTGAAGCATGCTCATGATTTGCTATCAACAGATCTTTCAATAGATTCCTTCAGTTTGATGATGAATGAGATGCAAGAAAATATATCTCTCGTGTCATTTTCTAGTCGACTTGCTTCACAG ATATGGTCAGAGATGCAAAATGATTTCTTGCCAAACTTTATCCTTTGCAACACTACTCAGCGTTTTATTAGATCATCGAAGGTTCCACATGTTCCTGTGCAAAAGCCATCAGTTCCCTATGCAAAGCCTAATTTCTATTGTGGTACTCAA GAATTAAATTTGGCTCATCAAAGTTTTGCACGGCTTCATAGTGGTTTCTTTGGAATTCCTCATTTGTTCTCCATTGTCAAGCTTCTAGGATCGAGATCTCTGCCTTGGCTTATTAGGGCACTTCTTGATCATATATCAAATAAG CTAACAACACTTGAACCAATGATCACTGGATTGCAAGAATCATTGCCAAAGTCCATTGGATTGCTTCCTTTTGATGGAGGTGTGGCAG GTTGTATGAGGCTTGTAAAAGAACATCTTAATTGGGGAACAAAATCAGAGCTCAAATCAGAGGTTCTCCTGGGGATAAAGGAGATTGGAAGTGTGTTATATTGGATGGGGCTTCTTGATATAGTGTTG AGAGAAGTAGATACCTGGCACTTCATGCAAACAGCCCCTTGGCTGGGTTTACTCCCCAGTGCAGATGGGCAAGTATTACATTCTCAAGATGGTGGAGATAGTCCAATTGTCAGTCTCTTTAAATCAGTCACTGCTGCAATATTATCTAAGCCAGGGTGCCCAAATCCAACCTCTTTCAGCACCCTATCAAAACAAGCAGAAGCTGCAG ATCTTTTATACAAGGCAAATATGAATACTGGAAGTGTGCTTGAATATGCCCTTGCCTTTACAAGTGCAGCATTGGATAAGTATTGCAGTAAATGGAGTGCTATTCCCAAAACAGGATTTGTTGACATTACAACTTCAAAGGATTTCTACCGAATATACAGTGGGCTTCAAATT GGATATCTGGAAGAATCTGGGCAAGTCTCTTCAAACAATCATGAACTGCTGGGTGATTCAGTAGCGTGGGGTGGTTGCACCATGATATATTTGCTTGGGCAGCAGATACATTTTGAGCTTTTCGATTTTTCACATCAAGTCCTCAATGTCGCAGAAGTAGAGACTCTGTCATCTACACAATCACCCAGGAATCCTCACTTTTCCCAG GGATGGGAGTCCCTAATAGAATCAATGAAGAAAGCAAGGAGGCTAAACAATCACGTATTTTCTATGCTAAAAGCACGTTGCCCTCTTGAAGACAAAACAGCTTGTGCTATAAAGCAAAGCGGTGCCCCTCTCCATCGGATTAAGTTCGAGAATACCATCTCAGCCTTCGAAACACTGCCACAGAAAGGGGCTTAA
- the LOC133790638 gene encoding protein PIR isoform X1, which yields MAVPVEEAIAALSTFSLEDEQAQVQGPGIWVLTERGATESPIEYNDVSAYRLSLSEDTKALNQLNALIQEGKEMSSVLYTYRSCVKALPQLPDSMKQSQGDLYMETYQVLDLEMSRLREIQQWQASAASKLAADMQRFSRPERRINGPTVTHLWSMLKLLDVLVQLDHLKNAKASIPNDFSWYKRTFTQVSVQWHDTDSMREELDDLQIFLSTRWAILLNLHVEMFRVNNVEDILQVLIVFAVESLELDFALLFPERHILLRVLPVLVVLATSSEKDSESLYKRVKINRLINIFKNDPVIPAFPDLHLSPAAIMKELSMYFQKFSSQTRLLTIPAPHEIPVREVQDYQRHYLIINHIGSIRAEHDDFTIRFASAMNQLLLLKSADSADAEWCKEVKGSIYDMVVEGFQILSRWTARIWEQCAWKFSRPCKDVPLELQEASASFSDYEKVVRYNYSSEERKALVELVSYVKSIGSMMQQCDTLVADALWETIHAEVQDFVQNTLATMLKTTFRKKKDLSRILSDMRTLSADWMANTGKSESEMHSLQHGGEESKGNVFFPRPVAPTASQVHCLQFLIYEVVSGGNLRKPGGLFGNSGSEIPVNDMKQLETFFYKLSFFLHILDYSATVATLTDLGFLWYREFYLESSRVIQFPIECSLPWMLVDYVLESQNASLIESVLMPFDIYNDSAQQALIVLKQRFLYDEIEAEVDHCFDLFVSKLCDTVFTYYKSWAASELLDPSFLFASDNGDKFSIHPMRFTALLKMTRVKLLGRTINLRSLITERMNKVFRENLEFLFDRFESQDLCAIVELEKLVDILKHAHDLLSTDLSIDSFSLMMNEMQENISLVSFSSRLASQIWSEMQNDFLPNFILCNTTQRFIRSSKVPHVPVQKPSVPYAKPNFYCGTQELNLAHQSFARLHSGFFGIPHLFSIVKLLGSRSLPWLIRALLDHISNKLTTLEPMITGLQESLPKSIGLLPFDGGVAGCMRLVKEHLNWGTKSELKSEVLLGIKEIGSVLYWMGLLDIVLREVDTWHFMQTAPWLGLLPSADGQVLHSQDGGDSPIVSLFKSVTAAILSKPGCPNPTSFSTLSKQAEAADLLYKANMNTGSVLEYALAFTSAALDKYCSKWSAIPKTGFVDITTSKDFYRIYSGLQIGYLEESGQVSSNNHELLGDSVAWGGCTMIYLLGQQIHFELFDFSHQVLNVAEVETLSSTQSPRNPHFSQGWESLIESMKKARRLNNHVFSMLKARCPLEDKTACAIKQSGAPLHRIKFENTISAFETLPQKGA from the exons AGTATAATGATGTTTCTGCATATCGCCTATCTCTATCAGAAGATACAAAAGCTCTTAATCAACTG AATGCTCTTATTCAAGAAGGAAAGGAGATGTCATCAGTTCTTTATACATATCGCAGTTGTGTCAAAGCGCTACCTCAG CTTCCTGATTCTATGAAACAAAGTCAAGGTGACTTGTATATGGAAACGTATCAAGTTCTGGATTTGGAAATGAGTCGTCTGCGTGAAATACAGCAATGGCAAGCATCAGCTGCATCTAAA TTAGCTGCTGACATGCAACGCTTTTCTAGGCCTGAGCGACGTATAAATGGCCCTACAGTAACTCATCTGTG GTCCATGTTGAAGTTACTTGACGTTTTGGTTCAACTTGATCATCTTAAAAATGCTAAAGCAAGTATACCTAACGACTTCTCTTGGTATAAAAG GACATTCACACAAGTCAGTGTTCAGTGGCATGACACTGATTCAATGAGAGAGGAATTAGATGATTTGCAG ATTTTTCTAAGCACACGGTGGGCTATTTTATTAAATTTGCACGTTGAGATGTTCCGGGTGAACAA TGTGGAGGACATTCttcaagttctcatagtctttgCTGTTGAGTCACTTGAGCTGGATTTTGCACTTCTGTTCCCGGAACGACACATTCTACTGCGAGTTTTGCCTGTTCTTGTTGTCTTAGCAACATCATCAGAAAAGGATAGTGAGTCTCTATACAAAAGGGTGAAAATCAACAGACTGATAAACATATTTAAG AATGATCCAGTCATTCCCGCATTTCCAGATCTTCATCTTTCTCCTGCTGCAATTATGAAAGAGTTATCAATGTATTTTCAGAAGTTTTCTTCTCAAACCCGTCTTCTTACTATTCCTGCACCTCACGAGATTCCAGTGCGCGAAGTACAAGA TTATCAGAGACATTATCTGATCATTAATCACATTGGATCTATCCGTGCTGAGCATGATGACTTTACTATTCGTTTTGCTTCCGCCATGAACCAG CTCTTGTTGCTGAAATCAGCGGACAGTGCAGATGCTGAGTGGTGCAAAGAAGTTAAGGGAAGCATATATGATATGGTTGTTGAAGGTTTTCAGATTTTAAGCAGATGGACTGCACGCATCTGGGAACAATGTGCATGGAAGTTTTCTCGGCCCTGCAAAGATGTTCCTCTGGAATTACAGGAGGCATCAGCATCTTTTTCTGACTACGAAAAG GTTGTACGATATAATTACAGTTCAGAGGAAAGGAAAGCCCTGGTTGAACTTGTTAGCTATGTTAAAAGCATTGGATCCATGATGCAGCAATGTGATACATTGGTGGCTGATGCTTTATGGGAAACAATACATGCAGAGGTCCAGGATTTTGTCCAGAATACATTGGCTACTATGTTGAAGACTACCTTTCGGAAGAAGAAGGATCTCTCTAG GATTCTTTCTGATATGCGGACCCTTTCAGCAGATTGGATGGCAAACACAGGCAAGTCTGAATCTGAGATGCATTCTCTGCAGCATGGAGgggaagaaagcaaaggaaatgTATTTTTCCCTAGGCCTGTTGCACCAACTGCTTCTCAG GTCCATTGCTTGCAGTTTTTGATATATGAGGTGGTTTCTGGTGGTAATCTGAGGAAGCCTGGAGGGCTCTTTGGGAATAGTGGGTCTGAGATTCCAGTCAATGATATGAAACAGTTGGAAACCTTCTTTTACAAGCTCAGTTTTTTCTTACATATATTGGATTACTCAG CAACCGTTGCAACTTTGACAGACCTTGGCTTCCTATGGTATAGAGAATTTTATTTGGAATCATCTCGTGTTATTCAG TTTCCTATTGAATGCTCTCTTCCCTGGATGTTGGTGGATTATGTTCTTGAGTCACAGAACGCGAGTCTTATTGAGAGTGTTTTAATGCCATTTGACATCTATAATGATTCAGCCCAGCAAGCATTAATTGTCTTGAAACAACGTTTCCTCTATGATGAAATTGAGGCTGAG gtGGATCACTGCTTTGACTTATTTGTTTCTAAACTGTGCGACACTGTATTTACATATTACAAGAGCTGGGCAGCGAG TGAATTACTTGATCCCTCATTCCTCTTTGCATCAGATAATGGTGATAAATTTTCTATCCATCCTATGAGGTTTACTGCACTCCTAAAGATGACTAGAGTGAag CTACTTGGGAGGACAATTAACTTGAGAAGCTTGATTACTGAGCGGATGAATAAGGTTTTTAGGGAGAATCTTGAATTTCTCTTTGATCGTTTTGAGTCTCAGGACCTTTGTGCTATAGTC GAGTTGGAAAAGTTAGTGGATATTTTGAAGCATGCTCATGATTTGCTATCAACAGATCTTTCAATAGATTCCTTCAGTTTGATGATGAATGAGATGCAAGAAAATATATCTCTCGTGTCATTTTCTAGTCGACTTGCTTCACAG ATATGGTCAGAGATGCAAAATGATTTCTTGCCAAACTTTATCCTTTGCAACACTACTCAGCGTTTTATTAGATCATCGAAGGTTCCACATGTTCCTGTGCAAAAGCCATCAGTTCCCTATGCAAAGCCTAATTTCTATTGTGGTACTCAA GAATTAAATTTGGCTCATCAAAGTTTTGCACGGCTTCATAGTGGTTTCTTTGGAATTCCTCATTTGTTCTCCATTGTCAAGCTTCTAGGATCGAGATCTCTGCCTTGGCTTATTAGGGCACTTCTTGATCATATATCAAATAAG CTAACAACACTTGAACCAATGATCACTGGATTGCAAGAATCATTGCCAAAGTCCATTGGATTGCTTCCTTTTGATGGAGGTGTGGCAG GTTGTATGAGGCTTGTAAAAGAACATCTTAATTGGGGAACAAAATCAGAGCTCAAATCAGAGGTTCTCCTGGGGATAAAGGAGATTGGAAGTGTGTTATATTGGATGGGGCTTCTTGATATAGTGTTG AGAGAAGTAGATACCTGGCACTTCATGCAAACAGCCCCTTGGCTGGGTTTACTCCCCAGTGCAGATGGGCAAGTATTACATTCTCAAGATGGTGGAGATAGTCCAATTGTCAGTCTCTTTAAATCAGTCACTGCTGCAATATTATCTAAGCCAGGGTGCCCAAATCCAACCTCTTTCAGCACCCTATCAAAACAAGCAGAAGCTGCAG ATCTTTTATACAAGGCAAATATGAATACTGGAAGTGTGCTTGAATATGCCCTTGCCTTTACAAGTGCAGCATTGGATAAGTATTGCAGTAAATGGAGTGCTATTCCCAAAACAGGATTTGTTGACATTACAACTTCAAAGGATTTCTACCGAATATACAGTGGGCTTCAAATT GGATATCTGGAAGAATCTGGGCAAGTCTCTTCAAACAATCATGAACTGCTGGGTGATTCAGTAGCGTGGGGTGGTTGCACCATGATATATTTGCTTGGGCAGCAGATACATTTTGAGCTTTTCGATTTTTCACATCAAGTCCTCAATGTCGCAGAAGTAGAGACTCTGTCATCTACACAATCACCCAGGAATCCTCACTTTTCCCAG GGATGGGAGTCCCTAATAGAATCAATGAAGAAAGCAAGGAGGCTAAACAATCACGTATTTTCTATGCTAAAAGCACGTTGCCCTCTTGAAGACAAAACAGCTTGTGCTATAAAGCAAAGCGGTGCCCCTCTCCATCGGATTAAGTTCGAGAATACCATCTCAGCCTTCGAAACACTGCCACAGAAAGGGGCTTAA